In the Populus trichocarpa isolate Nisqually-1 chromosome 1, P.trichocarpa_v4.1, whole genome shotgun sequence genome, one interval contains:
- the LOC18095510 gene encoding cold-responsive protein kinase 1 isoform X1: MVQFNSGFNAIIVAIIIRLTKAFIPFPFRSVWLSKNRLMGKEFYNDMIYGLFLQGWDSILVEAFIRLNNLVMTCFFSFCKGKGVSRATRQTLEADDEVSGSQNICCYTHRELQMATENFNSANKVGEGGFGSVYKGILKDGTVAAIKVLSAESRQGLREFLTEIKVIADIEHNNLVKLYGYCADGNHRILVYGYLENNSLAQTLLGGGHSSIKFSWSTRRKICVGVARGLAFLHEEVQPHIVHRDIKASNILLDSELEPKISDFGLAKLFPSHLTHISTRVAGTTGYLAPEYAIRGQLTRKADIYSFGVLLLEIVSGRSNTNRRLPTEEQCLLKRVWVFYEKGELVNLVDTSLGRDYDAEEACKYLKIGLLCTQEVSKLRPLMSTVVSMLMGEMDVKDKISRPGLLSEFRSLKGDKKQKDRDQNDKWETKKSSPNSSKLEDSSSSSGMATSYASMTFNSIYDRSN; encoded by the exons ATGGTCCAATTCAATTCTGGGTTCAATGCGATTATTGTTGCCATCATCATTAGACTGACAAAGGCCTTTATACCTTTTCCCTTTCGAAGTGTCTGGTTAAGCAAGAATAGGCTTATGGGAAAGGAATTTTATAATGACATGATTTATGGCTTATTTTTGCAGGGCTGGGACTCGATTTTGGTGGAGGCATTCATTCGTCTAAACAATCTGGtgatgacttgttttttttcattttgcaaaGGGAAGGGAGTTTCAAGAGCTACTAGACAAACTCTAGAAGCTGATGATG AGGTTTCGGGGTCACAGAACATTTGCTGTTACACTCATAGGGAATTGCAAATGGCAACTGAAAACTTTAATTCAGCCAATAAAGTTGGAGAGGGAGGTTTCGGTTCTGTCTACAAG GGAATACTTAAAGATGGCACTGTGGCTGCCATAAAGGTACTGTCAGCTGAATCAAGGCAAGGTTTACGGGAGTTCTTAACAGAAATAAAAGTGATAGCAGATATAGAGCACAATAACCTGGTTAAATTGTATGGTTATTGTGCAGATGGAAACCATAGAATTTTGGTCTATGGCTACCTTGAGAATAACAGCCTTGCACAAACACTTCTCG GTGGAGGCCATAGCAGTATCAAATTCAGTTGGTCTACAAGGCGCAAAATATGCGTTGGAGTTGCACGAGGGCTTGCATTCCTTCATGAGGAAGTCCAGCCACATATTGTTCATAGGGATATTAAAGCAAGTAACATTCTCCTTGATAGTGAACTCGAGCCCAAAATATCAGACTTTGGTCTTGCAAAACTTTTCCCATCCCACCTGACTCATATAAGCACACGAGTTGCTGGAACTAC AGGATATCTGGCTCCAGAATATGCAATTCGAGGTCAGCTGACAAGGAAAGCTGATATTTACAGTTTCGGTGTTCTATTGTTGGAAATTGTTAGTGGGAGGTCCAACACAAATAGGCGGTTACCCACAGAAGAGCAATGCCTACTTAAAAGG GTATGGGTATTTTATGAGAAAGGGGAGCTGGTTAACTTGGTGGACACATCGTTGGGAAGGGATTATGATGCTGAAGAGGCTTGCAAGTACCTGAAGATAGGTCTTCTTTGCACCCAGGAAGTGTCAAAGTTGCGTCCCTTGATGTCTACTGTTGTCTCGATGTTAATGGGTGAGATGGATGTGAAAGACAAGATATCAAGGCCTGGCTTGCTGTCTGAATTCAGGAGTCTCAAAGGTGACAAAAAGCAGAAAGACAGAGACCAGAATGACAAGTGGGAAACGAAGAAATCATCTCCAAATTCAAGCAAGCTCGAAGATTCGTCTTCATCATCAGGAATGGCCACTTCATATGCTTCCATGACCTTCAACTCAATATATGACCGGAGCAATTAA
- the LOC18095510 gene encoding cold-responsive protein kinase 1 isoform X2, which yields MTCFFSFCKGKGVSRATRQTLEADDEVSGSQNICCYTHRELQMATENFNSANKVGEGGFGSVYKGILKDGTVAAIKVLSAESRQGLREFLTEIKVIADIEHNNLVKLYGYCADGNHRILVYGYLENNSLAQTLLGGGHSSIKFSWSTRRKICVGVARGLAFLHEEVQPHIVHRDIKASNILLDSELEPKISDFGLAKLFPSHLTHISTRVAGTTGYLAPEYAIRGQLTRKADIYSFGVLLLEIVSGRSNTNRRLPTEEQCLLKRVWVFYEKGELVNLVDTSLGRDYDAEEACKYLKIGLLCTQEVSKLRPLMSTVVSMLMGEMDVKDKISRPGLLSEFRSLKGDKKQKDRDQNDKWETKKSSPNSSKLEDSSSSSGMATSYASMTFNSIYDRSN from the exons atgacttgttttttttcattttgcaaaGGGAAGGGAGTTTCAAGAGCTACTAGACAAACTCTAGAAGCTGATGATG AGGTTTCGGGGTCACAGAACATTTGCTGTTACACTCATAGGGAATTGCAAATGGCAACTGAAAACTTTAATTCAGCCAATAAAGTTGGAGAGGGAGGTTTCGGTTCTGTCTACAAG GGAATACTTAAAGATGGCACTGTGGCTGCCATAAAGGTACTGTCAGCTGAATCAAGGCAAGGTTTACGGGAGTTCTTAACAGAAATAAAAGTGATAGCAGATATAGAGCACAATAACCTGGTTAAATTGTATGGTTATTGTGCAGATGGAAACCATAGAATTTTGGTCTATGGCTACCTTGAGAATAACAGCCTTGCACAAACACTTCTCG GTGGAGGCCATAGCAGTATCAAATTCAGTTGGTCTACAAGGCGCAAAATATGCGTTGGAGTTGCACGAGGGCTTGCATTCCTTCATGAGGAAGTCCAGCCACATATTGTTCATAGGGATATTAAAGCAAGTAACATTCTCCTTGATAGTGAACTCGAGCCCAAAATATCAGACTTTGGTCTTGCAAAACTTTTCCCATCCCACCTGACTCATATAAGCACACGAGTTGCTGGAACTAC AGGATATCTGGCTCCAGAATATGCAATTCGAGGTCAGCTGACAAGGAAAGCTGATATTTACAGTTTCGGTGTTCTATTGTTGGAAATTGTTAGTGGGAGGTCCAACACAAATAGGCGGTTACCCACAGAAGAGCAATGCCTACTTAAAAGG GTATGGGTATTTTATGAGAAAGGGGAGCTGGTTAACTTGGTGGACACATCGTTGGGAAGGGATTATGATGCTGAAGAGGCTTGCAAGTACCTGAAGATAGGTCTTCTTTGCACCCAGGAAGTGTCAAAGTTGCGTCCCTTGATGTCTACTGTTGTCTCGATGTTAATGGGTGAGATGGATGTGAAAGACAAGATATCAAGGCCTGGCTTGCTGTCTGAATTCAGGAGTCTCAAAGGTGACAAAAAGCAGAAAGACAGAGACCAGAATGACAAGTGGGAAACGAAGAAATCATCTCCAAATTCAAGCAAGCTCGAAGATTCGTCTTCATCATCAGGAATGGCCACTTCATATGCTTCCATGACCTTCAACTCAATATATGACCGGAGCAATTAA
- the LOC18095510 gene encoding cold-responsive protein kinase 1 isoform X3, which yields MDLYGTEVSGSQNICCYTHRELQMATENFNSANKVGEGGFGSVYKGILKDGTVAAIKVLSAESRQGLREFLTEIKVIADIEHNNLVKLYGYCADGNHRILVYGYLENNSLAQTLLGGGHSSIKFSWSTRRKICVGVARGLAFLHEEVQPHIVHRDIKASNILLDSELEPKISDFGLAKLFPSHLTHISTRVAGTTGYLAPEYAIRGQLTRKADIYSFGVLLLEIVSGRSNTNRRLPTEEQCLLKRVWVFYEKGELVNLVDTSLGRDYDAEEACKYLKIGLLCTQEVSKLRPLMSTVVSMLMGEMDVKDKISRPGLLSEFRSLKGDKKQKDRDQNDKWETKKSSPNSSKLEDSSSSSGMATSYASMTFNSIYDRSN from the exons ATGGATTTATATGGTACAGAGGTTTCGGGGTCACAGAACATTTGCTGTTACACTCATAGGGAATTGCAAATGGCAACTGAAAACTTTAATTCAGCCAATAAAGTTGGAGAGGGAGGTTTCGGTTCTGTCTACAAG GGAATACTTAAAGATGGCACTGTGGCTGCCATAAAGGTACTGTCAGCTGAATCAAGGCAAGGTTTACGGGAGTTCTTAACAGAAATAAAAGTGATAGCAGATATAGAGCACAATAACCTGGTTAAATTGTATGGTTATTGTGCAGATGGAAACCATAGAATTTTGGTCTATGGCTACCTTGAGAATAACAGCCTTGCACAAACACTTCTCG GTGGAGGCCATAGCAGTATCAAATTCAGTTGGTCTACAAGGCGCAAAATATGCGTTGGAGTTGCACGAGGGCTTGCATTCCTTCATGAGGAAGTCCAGCCACATATTGTTCATAGGGATATTAAAGCAAGTAACATTCTCCTTGATAGTGAACTCGAGCCCAAAATATCAGACTTTGGTCTTGCAAAACTTTTCCCATCCCACCTGACTCATATAAGCACACGAGTTGCTGGAACTAC AGGATATCTGGCTCCAGAATATGCAATTCGAGGTCAGCTGACAAGGAAAGCTGATATTTACAGTTTCGGTGTTCTATTGTTGGAAATTGTTAGTGGGAGGTCCAACACAAATAGGCGGTTACCCACAGAAGAGCAATGCCTACTTAAAAGG GTATGGGTATTTTATGAGAAAGGGGAGCTGGTTAACTTGGTGGACACATCGTTGGGAAGGGATTATGATGCTGAAGAGGCTTGCAAGTACCTGAAGATAGGTCTTCTTTGCACCCAGGAAGTGTCAAAGTTGCGTCCCTTGATGTCTACTGTTGTCTCGATGTTAATGGGTGAGATGGATGTGAAAGACAAGATATCAAGGCCTGGCTTGCTGTCTGAATTCAGGAGTCTCAAAGGTGACAAAAAGCAGAAAGACAGAGACCAGAATGACAAGTGGGAAACGAAGAAATCATCTCCAAATTCAAGCAAGCTCGAAGATTCGTCTTCATCATCAGGAATGGCCACTTCATATGCTTCCATGACCTTCAACTCAATATATGACCGGAGCAATTAA